A single genomic interval of Microbacterium sp. BLY harbors:
- a CDS encoding response regulator has protein sequence MTEPLRVLILDDDFRVAQLHESIVDGHPGFTATATARSCAEARDLLRSSRPDLLLADVYLPDGDGVALARETDVDTILISAADDAVTVRRALRSGAVGYLVKPFDRRALNGLLDRYLRYRNLLAGDRALRQEDVDRALAILHGAGEPVSLSRSATEQRVLEALGDGEASATEVAEQVGISRATAQRHLAALAARAVVEVRLRYGSTGRPEHRYAARS, from the coding sequence ATGACCGAACCGCTTCGCGTGCTCATCCTCGACGACGACTTCCGGGTCGCCCAGCTGCACGAGAGCATCGTCGACGGCCATCCGGGCTTCACGGCGACCGCGACCGCGCGGTCCTGCGCCGAGGCACGAGATCTGCTGCGCTCCTCCCGCCCCGATCTGCTGCTCGCCGACGTGTACCTCCCTGACGGGGACGGCGTCGCGCTCGCCAGGGAGACCGATGTCGACACGATCCTCATCTCCGCCGCGGACGATGCGGTGACCGTGCGACGCGCCCTCCGATCGGGCGCCGTGGGCTATCTCGTCAAGCCGTTCGACCGTCGCGCCCTGAATGGTCTCCTCGACCGCTATCTGCGCTACCGCAACCTCCTCGCGGGCGACCGCGCCCTGCGCCAGGAGGACGTGGACAGGGCCCTCGCCATCCTGCACGGCGCGGGCGAGCCGGTGTCACTCTCCCGTTCGGCCACCGAGCAGCGGGTCCTGGAGGCGCTGGGCGACGGCGAGGCCTCGGCCACGGAGGTCGCCGAACAGGTCGGCATCTCCCGGGCGACAGCGCAGCGGCACCTCGCGGCCCTCGCGGCGCGGGCGGTCGTCGAGGTGCGTCTCCGCTACGGGTCGACCGGCCGCCCCGAGCACCGGTACGCCGCCCGATCCTGA